From the Diospyros lotus cultivar Yz01 chromosome 13, ASM1463336v1, whole genome shotgun sequence genome, one window contains:
- the LOC127789074 gene encoding uncharacterized protein LOC127789074, translated as MGRNRRRRVRHERGHGRNATRQRNREDGNLGNIKMKIPSFQGRNDPEAYLEWEKKIEMIFECHNYSEAKKVKLAVIEFTDYAIIWWDQLVLSRRRNGERPVATWGEIKTLIRRQFIPNHYFRDLYQKLQTLMQGSKSVEEYYKEIEVAMIRANVTEDREATMARFLNGLNREIANIVELQHYVELEDMLHVAIKVERQLKRKGASKFNSGSSSSFVKQNWKKEDKTDSKGVSKGKDEASTKGKGKADSQTSRNRDIKCFKCLGTGHIASQCPNKRVMIVKNNEVVTDGESDESMPSLEDASDDGVEYAVEGEALVVRRALNSQVKEDDMEQQRENIFHTRCLIHNKVCSLIIDGGSCTNVASTTLVEKLNLSIIKHSRPYKLQWLNECGEVKVMQQVLVSFSIGKYSDEVLCDVVPMHASHILLGRPWEFDRREFEDVFPKDIPPGLPPIRGIEHQIDFIPRATIPNRPAYRSNPEETKELQRQVQELMEKGYVRESLSPCAVPVLLVPKKDGSWRFVVSTQGVEVDEEKVRAIKDWPTPTNITEVRSFHGLASFYRRFVKDFSTIAAPLTEVIKKSVGFKWEKAQDHAFHVLKEKLCSAPVLALPDFHKTFEIECDASGIGIGAVLMQEGRPIAYFSEKLSGAALNYPTYDKELYALKRALETWQHYLWPKQFVVHTDHQSLKHIKGQGKLNKRHARWMEFIEPFPYVIKYKQGKENVVADALSRRVEGYLFKENKLCVPQCSIRELLVREAHGGGLMGHFGEKKTLDVLHEHFFWPKMKRDVKRICDKCITCRKAKSKVLPHGLYKPLLVPNEPWVDISMDFVLGLPRSRRGMDSIFVVVDRFSKMAHFIPCHKTDDATHVADLFFKEIVRLHGVPKSIVSDRDTKFLSYFWKVLWGKIGTKLLFSTAYHPQTDGQTEVVNRTLTQLLRIVIQKNLKNWEDCLPFIEFAYNRSVHSSTEYSPFEIVYGFNPLTPLDLLPLPVNEKANWVWVHMRKERFPAQRKSKLAPRGDGSFQVLERINDNAYKIDLPGEYNISATFNVSDLSPFDAGEDSRTNPFEERGNDENHHEEQADSNHSSDPLHVPIGPITRARAKRLKEALNGLVLDMWANQNYQDSDLKSKQDVINIIWAEEGAVESLLSQNTIK; from the exons ATGGGAAGAAATAGACGTAGAAGAGTAAGGCATGAGCGAGGTCATGGGAGAAATGCTACAAGACAAAGGAATAGGGAAGATGGGAACCTTGGTAACATTAAAATGAAGATACCTTCTTTCCAAGGTAGAAATGACCCTGAAGCTTATTTGGAGTGGGAAAAGAAGATAGAGATGATTTTTGAGTGCCATAATTATTCTGAAGCAAAAAAGGTGAAATTGGCAGTAATAGAGTTCACTGATTATGCAATCATTTGGTGGGATCAATTGGTTTTgagtagaagaagaaatggtGAGAGGCCTGTAGCAACTTGGGGAGAAATAAAGACTCTCATAAGGAGGCAATTTATTCCTAACCATTACTTTAGAGACCTCTATCAAAAATTGCAGACCCTTATGCAAGGCTCTAAGAGTGTGGAGGAGTATTATAAAGAAATAGAGGTGGCTATGATAAGGGCTAATGTGACAGAAGATAGGGAGGCTACAATGGCTCGTTTCTTGAATGGATTAAATAGAGAGATAGCTAATATAGTGGAGTTGCAGCATTATGTGGAGTTGGAAGACATGTTGCATGTGGCAATAAAAGTAGAAAGGCAACTCAAGCGCAAGGGAGCCTCAAAATTCAATTCTGGTTCTAGTAGTTCCTTTGTGAAACAAAACTGGAAGAAAGAAGACAAGACTGATTCCAAGGGGGTTTCCAAAGGCAAGGATGAAGCTTCAACTAAAGGCAAAGGTAAAGCTGATTCCCAAACTTCTAGAAACAGGGATATTAAATGCTTCAAGTGTTTGGGTACAGGTCATATAGCCTCTCAATGCCCCAACAAGAGAGTCATGattgtgaaaaataatgaagtgGTAACTGATGGTGAAAGTGATGAATCCATGCCTTCACTTGAAGATGCTAGTGATGATGGGGTTGAATATGCAGTAGAAGGAGAAGCACTTGTGGTTAGAAGAGCTTTGAATTCTCAAGTCAAGGAAGATGACATGGAGCAACAAAGGGAGAACATTTTTCATACTCGCTGCCTCATACACAATAAGGTTTGCAGCTTGATCATTGATGGGGGGAGTTGCACGAATGTTGCAAGTACTACATTGGTTGAGAAATTGAACTTGTCCATCATTAAACACTCCAGACCGTACAAGTTACAGTGGTTGAATGAATGTGGAGAGGTTAAAGTTATGCAGCAAGTCCTTGTTTCATTCTCAATTGGCAAGTATAGTGATGAGGTGTTATGTGATGTAGTTCCAATGCATGCCAGTCATATACTTTTGGGCAGACCATGGGAATTTGATAGAAGG GAATTTGAAGATGTATTCCCTAAAGATATTCCTCCTGGCTTACCACCCATTAGAGGAATCGAACATCAAATTGACTTCATTCCTAGAGCAACAATTCCCAACCGTCCAGCTTATAGAAGCAATCCTGAAGAAACCAAAGAACTTCAAAGGCAAGTTCAGGAGCTCATGGAAAAGGGGTATGTAAGAGAAAGTTTGAGTCCTTGTGCTGTTCCAGTTCTTCTTGTTCCTAAGAAAGATGGATCATGGAGA TTTGTTGTAAGTACACAAGGGGTAGAAGTTGATGAAGAAAAGGTAAGGGCTATAAAAGACTGGCCAACACCTACAAACATCACTGAGGTGAGAAGCTTTCATGGCTTAGCTAGTTTTTATAGACGCTTTGTAAAGGATTTTAGCACAATTGCTGCGCCACTCACTGAGGTCATTAAGAAATCTGTTGGATTTAAATGGGAAAAGGCACAAGATCATGCATTTCATGTTCTTAAAGAAAAGTTGTGTTCTGCACCTGTGTTGGCATTACCTGACTTTCACAAAACTTTTGAGATTGAATGTGATGCCTCAGGAATTGGTATAGGAGCTGTTTTGATGCAGGAAGGAAGACCTATTGCTTATTTTAGCGAGAAGTTAAGTGGCGCTGCTTTGAATTATCCCACATATGACAAGGAACTCTATGCACTTAAGAGAGCATTAGAGACTTGGCAACACTACCTTTGGCCTAAGCAATTTGTCGTTCACACTGATCACCAATCTTTGAAGCACATAAAGGGTCAAGGAAAGTTGAACAAGAGACATGCACGATGGATGGAATTCATTGAACCATTTCCCTATGTCATCAAATACAAGCAAGGAAAGGAGAATGTTGTTGCAGATGCATTGTCTAGAAG AGTTGAGGGATacttgtttaaagaaaataagctTTGTGTGCCTCAATGTTCTATACGAGAATTGCTTGTTAGGGAAGCTCATGGGGGAGGTCTAATGGGACATTTTGGTGAAAAAAAGACCTTAGATGTGTTGCATGAACATTTCTTTTGGCCAAAAATGAAACGAGACGTAAAAAGGATTTGTGATAAATGCATAACATGTAGGAAGGCAAAATCCAAAGTCTTACCACATGGTTTGTATAAACCTTTGCTTGTACCAAATGAACCTTGGGTAGACATTTCTATGGACTTTGTTTTGGGGCTACCTAGGTCAAGGAGGGGAATGGATTCCATTTTCGTGGTTGTTGATAGGTTTTCTAAGATGGCACATTTCATTCCATGCCATAAAACTGATGATGCCACTCATGTTGCTGATTTGTTCTTTAAAGAAATTGTGAGACTTCACGGAGTTCCCAAAAGCATTGTGTCGGATAGGGATACAAAGTTTCTTAGTTACTTTTGGAAAGTTTTGTGGGGAAAGATAGGTACTAAATTGTTGTTTTCTACTGCTTATCATCCACAAACTGATGGGCAAACTGAAGTTGTTAATAGAACTTTAACTCAATTGCTCAGAATCGttattcaaaagaatttgaaaaattgggAAGATTGCTTGCCATTCAttgaatttgcatataataGGAGTGTTCATTCGTCTACAGAATATTCTCCTTTTGAAATAGTGTATGGTTTCAATCCACTAACTCCTTTGGATTTGTTACCATTGCCTGTTAATGAGAAAGCAA ATTGGGTGTGGGTGCATATGCGCAAAGAAAGGTTTCCAGCTCAACGGAAGTCTAAATTGGCTCCTAGAGGAGATGGTTCATTCCAAGTTCTTGAGAGGATCAATGACAATGCCTACAAGATAGATTTACCTGGTGAGTATAATATCAGTGCTACCTTTAATGTTTCTGATCTATCTCCATTTGATGCAGGTGAAGATTCGAGGACGAATCCTTTTGAGGagagagggaatgatgagaatcATCACGAAGAACAAGCTGactcaaatcattcaagtgaCCCATTGCATGTTCCAATAGGGCCAATTACAAGGGCAAGAGCTAAAAGACTTAAAGAAGCTTTGAATGGGCTGGTTCTAGATATGTGGgccaatcaaaattatcaagattCTGACCTAAAAAGCAAGCAAGACGTCATCAACATTATATGGGCTGAAGAGGGAGCTGTTGAGAGTCTTTTGAGCCAGAATACTATTAAATGA